A genomic region of Streptomyces sp. R33 contains the following coding sequences:
- a CDS encoding LOG family protein encodes MVHADIEIETLAEFDQVVARGSLSGYRIQSVNLLERTFALLSADTSAAVFLGCAMEPDAAAKVRADGALVFPPVPDLPFNPYRGLLYTADELFAGLSDGYEGTPDAQSYAWFQETKADGDVFSSMLRSVHDDAISDALDEHLAGARVVGVMGGHAMARGGLDYQGAAELGRELTRSGLTVATGGGPGAMEAANLGAYLAPAPDHALAEALEILAKAPSFAPSVSDWAQAAFAVRDRWPAGGDSVGIPTWFYGHEPPNAFAGHIAKYFANATREDGLLARSTAGVVFLPGAAGTLQEIFDNATPNYYGSRGEPTPMVLIGRTHWTEHLPAWPLLRALARGRAMESRIALVDSVAEVPAVLASMK; translated from the coding sequence ATGGTCCACGCAGACATCGAGATCGAGACGCTCGCCGAATTCGACCAGGTCGTGGCGCGCGGCTCGCTCAGCGGCTACCGCATCCAGTCGGTCAACCTGCTGGAGCGCACGTTCGCCCTGCTGTCCGCCGACACCTCCGCGGCCGTCTTCCTGGGCTGCGCGATGGAGCCCGACGCGGCGGCCAAGGTGCGCGCGGACGGTGCGCTCGTCTTCCCGCCGGTGCCGGACCTGCCCTTCAACCCGTACCGCGGTCTGCTGTACACCGCCGACGAGCTGTTCGCGGGGCTGTCCGACGGTTACGAGGGCACTCCTGACGCCCAGTCGTACGCCTGGTTCCAGGAGACCAAGGCGGACGGCGACGTCTTCTCCTCGATGCTGCGCTCCGTCCACGACGACGCGATCTCCGACGCCCTCGACGAACACCTCGCCGGCGCCCGGGTGGTGGGCGTCATGGGCGGCCACGCGATGGCCCGCGGCGGTCTGGACTACCAGGGCGCGGCCGAACTCGGCCGGGAGCTGACCCGGTCCGGGCTGACGGTTGCCACCGGCGGCGGCCCCGGCGCGATGGAGGCGGCCAACCTCGGCGCCTACCTGGCCCCGGCCCCCGACCACGCCCTTGCGGAGGCCCTCGAGATCCTGGCCAAGGCCCCGTCCTTCGCGCCCTCCGTGTCCGACTGGGCGCAGGCGGCGTTCGCCGTACGGGACCGCTGGCCCGCGGGCGGCGACTCGGTGGGGATCCCGACCTGGTTCTACGGGCACGAGCCGCCGAACGCCTTCGCCGGCCACATCGCCAAGTACTTCGCGAACGCCACCCGGGAGGACGGGCTGCTCGCCCGCTCCACCGCGGGCGTCGTCTTCCTGCCGGGCGCCGCGGGCACCCTGCAGGAGATATTCGACAACGCCACGCCGAACTACTACGGGTCGCGGGGCGAGCCGACCCCGATGGTGCTGATCGGGCGTACGCACTGGACCGAGCACCTGCCGGCCTGGCCGCTGCTCCGGGCGCTGGCGCGCGGCCGTGCGATGGAGTCCCGGATCGCGCTGGTCGACTCGGTGGCCGAGGTCCCCGCCGTACTCGCTTCGATGAAGTGA
- a CDS encoding iron ABC transporter permease yields the protein MAVPLAFFGLFFAYPVAAIVGRGIKTEDGWQFGRIGEVLTRPDIADVLWFTTWQACASTALTLLIALPGAYVFARFEFPGKQLLRAVVTVPFVLPTVVVGTAFLALVGRGGLLDELWGVRLDTTVWAILLAHVFFNYAVVVRTVGGLWAQLDPRQEEAARVLGAGRFAAWRRVTLPALGPAVAAASLMVFLFTFTSFGVVQILGGPSYATLEVEVYRQTAQLLDLPTAAVLTMVQFVAVGLILAVHAWTVRRRETALRLVDPARTAHRPSGPGQRALLGGVLVTVALLIVAPLLVLVERSFDAPGGYGFGFYRALQDAGAGGGTFLVPPLEAIWNSLQYALAATAIALLIGGLAAAALTRRGGRFVRGFDALLMLPLGVSAVTVGFGFLITLDEPPLDLRTSWILVPLAQALVGVPFVVRTMLPVLRAVDARLREAAAVLGASPLRAWREVDLPLVRRALLIAAGFAFAISLGEFGATVFIARPDRPTLPVAVARLLGRAGELNYGQAMALSTILMLVCAVSLLVLERLRPDKTSGEF from the coding sequence ATGGCCGTACCGCTCGCCTTCTTCGGGCTGTTCTTCGCCTACCCCGTCGCCGCGATCGTCGGCCGCGGGATCAAGACCGAGGACGGCTGGCAGTTCGGCCGGATCGGCGAGGTGCTGACCCGGCCCGACATCGCCGACGTGCTCTGGTTCACCACCTGGCAGGCGTGCGCGTCCACGGCGCTCACGCTCCTGATCGCACTCCCCGGCGCGTACGTCTTCGCGCGCTTCGAGTTCCCCGGCAAACAACTGCTGCGGGCGGTGGTCACGGTCCCGTTCGTGCTGCCGACCGTGGTGGTCGGCACGGCCTTCCTGGCGCTGGTCGGGCGCGGCGGACTGCTCGACGAGCTGTGGGGCGTCCGGCTGGACACCACCGTGTGGGCGATCCTGCTCGCCCACGTCTTCTTCAACTACGCCGTCGTCGTACGGACGGTCGGCGGACTCTGGGCGCAGCTCGACCCGCGCCAGGAGGAGGCCGCCCGCGTGCTGGGCGCCGGACGGTTCGCCGCCTGGCGGCGGGTGACGCTGCCCGCGCTCGGACCGGCCGTGGCCGCCGCCTCGCTGATGGTGTTCCTCTTCACCTTCACCTCCTTCGGCGTCGTGCAGATCCTGGGCGGGCCCTCGTACGCCACCCTCGAGGTGGAGGTCTACCGGCAGACCGCGCAGCTGCTGGACCTGCCGACGGCCGCCGTCCTCACGATGGTGCAGTTCGTGGCGGTCGGCCTGATCCTCGCCGTCCACGCCTGGACCGTGCGCCGGCGGGAGACCGCCCTGCGGCTGGTGGACCCGGCGCGGACCGCACACCGGCCGAGCGGACCGGGGCAGCGCGCCCTGCTCGGCGGGGTGCTGGTGACGGTGGCGCTGCTGATCGTGGCCCCGCTGCTGGTGCTGGTGGAGCGGTCCTTCGACGCCCCCGGCGGGTACGGGTTCGGCTTCTACCGGGCGCTCCAGGACGCGGGCGCCGGCGGCGGAACGTTCCTCGTGCCACCGCTGGAGGCGATCTGGAACTCCCTGCAGTACGCGCTCGCCGCCACCGCCATCGCCCTGCTGATCGGGGGGCTCGCGGCCGCGGCACTGACCCGGCGCGGGGGGCGGTTCGTGCGCGGGTTCGATGCGCTGTTGATGCTTCCGCTGGGGGTGTCGGCGGTGACGGTCGGCTTCGGCTTCCTGATCACCCTGGACGAGCCGCCGCTGGATCTGCGGACCTCGTGGATCCTGGTGCCGCTGGCCCAGGCGCTGGTGGGCGTCCCGTTCGTCGTACGGACCATGCTGCCGGTGCTGCGCGCGGTGGACGCACGGCTGCGGGAGGCCGCCGCGGTGCTCGGGGCGTCCCCGCTGAGGGCCTGGCGGGAGGTGGACCTGCCGCTGGTGCGGCGGGCGCTGCTGATCGCGGCCGGGTTCGCCTTCGCCATCTCGCTGGGGGAGTTCGGGGCGACCGTCTTCATCGCGCGGCCGGACCGTCCGACGCTGCCGGTGGCCGTGGCGCGGCTGCTGGGGCGGGCCGGTGAGCTCAACTACGGGCAGGCGATGGCCCTGAGCACGATTCTGATGCTGGTGTGCGCGGTCTCCCTGCTGGTGCTGGAGCGGCTGCGCCCCGACAAGACCTCGGGAGAGTTCTGA
- a CDS encoding Lrp/AsnC family transcriptional regulator, with protein MHSEVVVSRSADSRNRQPSPSVDAVSLAIIEQLQEDGRRPYAAIGKAVGLSEAAVRQRVQKLLDQGVMQIVAVTDPLTVGLRRQAMVGINVEGDLDPVADALTQMAECEYVVMTAGSFDLMVEIVCEDDDHLLETINKKIRALPGVRSTESFVYLKLKKQTYMWGTR; from the coding sequence GTGCACAGTGAGGTCGTGGTCAGTCGAAGCGCAGATTCCAGGAACAGACAACCGTCCCCTTCGGTCGATGCTGTGTCCCTGGCGATCATCGAGCAACTGCAGGAGGACGGGCGCCGTCCCTACGCAGCGATCGGCAAGGCCGTCGGCCTGTCGGAGGCAGCCGTGCGCCAGCGCGTGCAGAAGCTGCTCGACCAGGGCGTCATGCAGATCGTCGCCGTCACCGACCCGCTCACCGTGGGCCTGCGACGCCAGGCCATGGTCGGCATCAACGTCGAGGGAGACCTCGACCCGGTGGCCGACGCACTGACCCAGATGGCCGAGTGCGAGTACGTGGTCATGACCGCGGGCTCGTTCGACCTGATGGTGGAGATCGTCTGCGAGGACGACGACCACCTGCTGGAGACGATCAACAAGAAGATCCGCGCGCTCCCCGGCGTGCGATCAACCGAAAGCTTCGTTTATCTGAAGCTGAAGAAGCAGACCTACATGTGGGGAACTCGATAG
- a CDS encoding aspartate aminotransferase family protein — MSQDLSKTAYDHLWMHFTRMSSYENSPVPTIVRGEGTYIFDDKGKRYLDGLAGLFVVNAGHGRKELAEVAYKQAQELAFFPIWSYAHPQAVELAERLAGYAPGDLNKVFFTTGGGEAVETAWKLAKQYFKLQGKHTKYKVISRAVAYHGTPQGALSITGLPALKAPFEPLVPGAHKVPNTNIYRAPIYGDDPEAFGRWCADQIEQEILFEGADTVAAVFLEPVQNAGGCFPPPPGYFQRVREICDEYDVLLVSDETICAFGRLGTMFACDKFDYVPDMITCAKGMTSGYSPIGACIVSDRIAEPFYKGGNTFLHGYTFGGHPVSSAVALANLDIFDKEGLNQHVLDNEDAFFSTLKKLHDLPIVGDVRGNGFFYGIELVKDKVTKESFTDEETERVLYGFLSKALFENGLYCRADDRGDPVIQLAPPLIADQGTFDEIEGILRSVLTEAWTKL, encoded by the coding sequence GTGAGCCAGGACCTCTCCAAGACCGCGTACGACCACCTGTGGATGCACTTCACCCGCATGTCGTCGTACGAGAACTCCCCCGTCCCCACCATCGTGCGGGGTGAGGGCACCTACATCTTCGACGACAAGGGCAAGCGCTACCTGGACGGTCTCGCCGGACTGTTCGTGGTCAACGCCGGTCACGGCCGCAAGGAACTGGCCGAGGTCGCCTACAAGCAGGCCCAGGAACTCGCCTTCTTCCCCATCTGGTCGTACGCGCACCCGCAGGCCGTCGAGCTGGCCGAGCGCCTCGCCGGCTACGCCCCGGGCGACCTGAACAAGGTCTTCTTCACCACCGGCGGCGGCGAGGCCGTCGAGACCGCGTGGAAGCTCGCCAAGCAGTACTTCAAGCTGCAGGGCAAGCACACCAAGTACAAGGTCATCTCCCGCGCGGTCGCCTACCACGGCACCCCGCAGGGCGCGTTGTCCATCACCGGCCTGCCGGCCCTGAAGGCCCCCTTCGAGCCGCTGGTCCCCGGCGCGCACAAGGTGCCGAACACCAACATCTACCGCGCCCCGATCTACGGCGACGACCCCGAGGCCTTCGGCCGCTGGTGCGCCGACCAGATCGAGCAGGAGATCCTGTTCGAGGGTGCCGACACGGTCGCCGCCGTCTTCCTCGAGCCGGTGCAGAACGCCGGTGGCTGCTTCCCGCCGCCGCCCGGGTACTTCCAGCGGGTCCGCGAGATCTGCGACGAGTACGACGTGCTCCTCGTCTCCGACGAGACGATCTGCGCCTTCGGCCGCCTCGGCACGATGTTCGCCTGTGACAAGTTCGACTACGTCCCGGACATGATCACCTGCGCCAAGGGCATGACCTCGGGCTACTCCCCGATCGGTGCCTGCATCGTCTCGGACCGCATCGCCGAGCCGTTCTACAAGGGCGGCAACACCTTCCTGCACGGCTACACCTTCGGCGGGCACCCGGTGTCCTCCGCGGTGGCGCTCGCCAACCTCGACATCTTCGACAAGGAAGGCCTCAACCAGCACGTGCTGGACAACGAGGACGCCTTCTTCTCGACCCTGAAGAAGCTGCACGACCTGCCGATCGTCGGCGACGTCCGCGGCAACGGATTCTTCTACGGCATCGAGCTCGTCAAGGACAAGGTCACCAAGGAGTCCTTCACGGACGAGGAGACCGAGCGCGTGCTCTACGGCTTCCTCTCCAAGGCGCTCTTCGAGAACGGCCTGTACTGCCGTGCCGACGACCGTGGCGACCCGGTCATCCAGCTGGCCCCGCCGCTGATCGCGGACCAGGGCACCTTCGACGAGATCGAAGGCATCCTGCGCTCGGTGCTCACCGAGGCGTGGACCAAGCTGTAA
- a CDS encoding thiamine ABC transporter substrate binding subunit: protein MSTTKKFAGAALAAALGVATLSACGGGDAKDKSEGGASGSPKPKTVTLVSHDSFNVTDTVLKEFEQQSGYTVKVLKSGDAGAALNQEILTKGSPRGDVFFGVDNTLLSRALDNGIFTPYEAKGLADVKPEYVLDKEHRVTPIDSGDICVNYDKAYFADKKLAPPQTLDDLIKPEYKNLLVTENAATSSPGLGFLLASVGKYGEEGWKDYWTKLKANGVEVVDGWEQAYNERFSGSAGGKKAKGDRPLVVSYASSPPVEVLYGEPQPAEAPTGVSTGTCFRQVEFAGLLKGAKNEEGGKALLDFLVSKKFQEDMPLQMFVNPVVKDAKLPELFTKHGVVIEKPENVAPETIAKNREQWVKTWSSLVVK from the coding sequence GTGAGCACCACCAAGAAGTTCGCGGGCGCAGCGCTCGCGGCCGCGCTCGGCGTCGCCACGCTCAGCGCCTGCGGCGGCGGCGACGCCAAGGACAAGTCCGAGGGCGGCGCGAGCGGGTCGCCGAAGCCCAAGACGGTCACGCTCGTCTCCCACGACTCCTTCAACGTGACCGACACGGTCCTGAAGGAGTTCGAGCAGCAGAGCGGCTACACCGTCAAGGTCCTGAAGTCCGGGGACGCGGGCGCCGCACTCAACCAGGAGATCCTCACCAAGGGCTCCCCGCGCGGCGACGTCTTCTTCGGTGTCGACAACACGCTCCTCTCGCGCGCCCTCGACAACGGGATCTTCACGCCGTACGAGGCCAAGGGCCTGGCCGACGTGAAGCCCGAGTACGTGCTCGACAAGGAGCACCGGGTCACCCCGATCGACTCCGGCGACATCTGCGTCAACTACGACAAGGCGTACTTCGCCGACAAGAAGCTCGCCCCGCCGCAGACGCTGGACGACCTGATCAAGCCGGAGTACAAGAACCTGCTGGTCACCGAGAACGCGGCGACCTCCTCGCCTGGCCTCGGCTTCCTCCTCGCCTCCGTCGGCAAGTACGGCGAGGAAGGGTGGAAGGACTACTGGACCAAGCTCAAGGCCAACGGCGTCGAGGTCGTCGACGGCTGGGAGCAGGCCTACAACGAGCGCTTCTCGGGCTCCGCGGGCGGCAAGAAGGCCAAGGGCGACCGCCCGCTGGTCGTCTCCTACGCCTCCAGCCCGCCGGTCGAGGTCCTGTACGGCGAGCCGCAGCCGGCCGAGGCCCCCACGGGCGTCTCCACCGGCACCTGCTTCCGCCAGGTCGAGTTCGCGGGCCTGCTCAAGGGCGCGAAGAACGAGGAGGGCGGCAAGGCGCTCCTCGACTTCCTCGTGAGCAAGAAGTTCCAGGAGGACATGCCGCTGCAGATGTTCGTGAACCCGGTGGTCAAGGACGCGAAGCTGCCGGAGCTGTTCACGAAGCACGGCGTGGTCATCGAGAAGCCCGAGAACGTCGCTCCGGAGACCATCGCCAAGAACCGTGAGCAGTGGGTCAAGACATGGTCCTCGCTCGTCGTGAAGTAG
- a CDS encoding ABC transporter ATP-binding protein has product MVAPPDNAPPDNDVLWARSVHYSHWGSPRTQSGGGSPGLIGVSVGVREGEILALTGPRGSGKTTLLRCLAGHVVPEQGEIWFNSVPVHTMGAQARERLRRDRFGWIGPDPLLLPELKVWENAALPLLIAGASHRTAKAAACEWLDRLDIGGFARKRPRALTRAESQRVALARALVNEPAVVFADEPTAPLHRTERALLLRTLTTAARSHEITVVLATHDEETAAVADRRVALLDGRPAGTAAAVGDRSDETPEGQAACSLSA; this is encoded by the coding sequence ATGGTGGCTCCACCGGACAACGCCCCACCGGACAATGACGTCCTCTGGGCACGGTCCGTTCACTACTCCCACTGGGGGTCCCCCCGGACGCAGTCCGGGGGAGGTTCACCCGGACTCATCGGGGTCTCCGTCGGCGTCCGCGAGGGCGAGATCCTGGCCCTGACCGGCCCGCGCGGCAGCGGGAAGACCACGCTGCTGCGCTGCCTGGCCGGACACGTGGTGCCCGAGCAGGGCGAGATCTGGTTCAACAGCGTGCCCGTCCACACCATGGGTGCCCAGGCCCGCGAACGGCTGCGTCGCGACCGGTTCGGCTGGATCGGCCCCGATCCCCTGCTGCTGCCCGAGCTCAAGGTCTGGGAGAACGCCGCCCTGCCCCTGCTGATCGCCGGCGCCTCCCACCGCACGGCCAAGGCCGCCGCCTGCGAATGGCTGGACCGCCTCGACATCGGCGGCTTCGCCCGCAAGCGCCCCCGCGCCCTGACCCGCGCAGAATCCCAGCGGGTCGCCCTCGCCCGGGCCCTGGTCAACGAGCCCGCCGTGGTCTTCGCCGACGAACCCACCGCCCCGCTGCACCGCACCGAGCGCGCCCTGCTGCTCCGTACGCTCACCACCGCGGCGCGCTCGCACGAGATCACCGTGGTGCTGGCCACGCACGACGAGGAGACCGCAGCCGTCGCCGACCGCCGGGTCGCGCTGCTCGACGGCCGCCCCGCCGGGACCGCAGCCGCCGTCGGCGACCGGTCCGACGAGACCCCGGAGGGCCAGGCCGCGTGCTCGCTCTCCGCCTAG
- a CDS encoding ABC transporter ATP-binding protein: MTLLELAGVSVRFGERAVFDALDSVDLAVAEHEIVCVLGPSGSGKSTLLRVVAGLQPVSAGRVLLGGADQERVPVHRRGVGLMFQDHQLFPHRDVGGNVAFGLRMRGSGRGACEGRVAELLELVGLPGAQGRSVSSLSGGEQQRVALARALAPSPRLLMLDEPLGQLDRGLRERLVVELRGLFSRLGTTVLAVTHDQGEAFALADRVVVMRDGRIAQAGTPLEVWQRPASEFVARFLGFENVVPAVVSGEAAMTAWGKVLVPAGSPEGERRILIRPAGVVLAAAGLRCEVLARTFRGTHVALRLRPEAGPELEAECGLAGAPAMGDRVAVSFAPAEVVVLPAA, encoded by the coding sequence ATGACGTTGCTCGAACTGGCCGGGGTCTCGGTCCGCTTCGGCGAGCGCGCCGTCTTCGATGCACTGGACTCCGTGGACCTCGCGGTCGCCGAGCACGAGATCGTGTGCGTGCTCGGGCCGAGCGGGAGCGGCAAATCCACACTGCTGCGGGTCGTCGCCGGGCTCCAGCCGGTATCCGCCGGGCGGGTCCTGCTCGGCGGTGCGGACCAGGAGCGGGTGCCCGTGCACCGGCGCGGGGTGGGCCTGATGTTCCAGGACCACCAGCTGTTCCCGCACCGGGACGTGGGCGGGAACGTCGCGTTCGGGCTGCGCATGCGGGGCTCCGGCCGGGGGGCCTGCGAGGGCCGGGTCGCGGAACTGCTGGAGCTGGTCGGACTGCCCGGGGCCCAGGGCCGGTCCGTGTCCTCCCTGTCGGGTGGTGAGCAGCAGCGGGTCGCCCTCGCCAGGGCGCTGGCCCCCTCACCGCGGCTGCTGATGCTGGACGAACCGCTGGGGCAGCTCGACCGGGGGCTGCGCGAGCGGCTGGTCGTGGAGCTGCGGGGGCTGTTCTCCCGGCTCGGGACCACGGTGCTGGCCGTCACCCACGACCAGGGGGAGGCCTTCGCCCTGGCCGACCGGGTGGTGGTGATGCGGGACGGGCGGATCGCGCAGGCCGGGACCCCGCTGGAGGTGTGGCAGCGGCCGGCCTCGGAGTTCGTGGCGCGGTTCCTCGGGTTCGAGAACGTGGTGCCGGCGGTGGTGTCGGGAGAGGCCGCGATGACGGCGTGGGGCAAGGTCCTGGTGCCGGCCGGGTCCCCGGAGGGCGAGCGGCGGATCCTGATCCGGCCGGCGGGCGTGGTGCTGGCGGCGGCGGGGCTGCGGTGTGAGGTGCTCGCGCGGACGTTCCGCGGGACGCACGTGGCGCTGCGGCTGCGGCCGGAGGCCGGGCCGGAGCTGGAGGCGGAGTGCGGGCTGGCCGGGGCCCCGGCCATGGGGGACCGGGTTGCGGTGTCCTTCGCCCCGGCCGAGGTGGTCGTGCTGCCGGCTGCGTAG